The nucleotide window GCAACAGTTCCTTGTCTTTATTCCAAGGAATCTATCAAAATGGAGAAATTGCTGCCGTGGCAGAAACCGTCATTGTGCAAATGGATGACGACACTAGAAAATCGACGCCGCTTTCCTCTGAAACAAAAGGGCGATTGAAGGAATATTTAGTGGAGCTAGAAAAATAGAAACAAAAGGAGTGATTTGTTTTGGAGTTGAATGAGGTAATCCATGGGCACCGGTCGATTCGAGAATATGAAGATCGGGAAGTCAGTCAAGAGCTGCTAGAGCGGATTTTAGAGGCGGGTATCCGTGCCTCGTCAAGCGGCAATATGCAAACATACTCAATCGTCGTCACGAAAGACAAGGAACTTAAGAAAAAGCTATACCATGCACATATGGAGCAATCGATGGTGGTCGATGCGCCAATCCTTTTAACCTTTTGTGCTGATTTTAATAGAATGAGAAAATGGCTTGCCCTTAACGACGCACCTGTACATTTTGATAATTACATGAGCTTTATGATCGGAGCCATTGATGCAGCTTTGGCCGCACAAAACTGTGCTTTAGCAGCGGAAAATGAAGGGTTGGGCATTTGTTATATGGGCTCAACGCTTGCGAATTGTGATCAAATTGGTGAATTGCTTAACTTGCCGCCAAATGTCGTACCCGTTGTCGGCTATTCATTAGGATATCCGGCAGAAAACCCTGCCCCGCGTGACAGGCTGCCATTGCAGGGACTTGTTCACTACGATCAGTATCACGATTATACGGATGATGATATTCAGGAAATTTATCAAGATCGTAATGAAAAAGGCTGGAACCGTTACATGGCCGTCCCGAAGCTTAAAGAAATGACAGAGCAATTGGGATTAAAAAACCTGGCTCAGATTTATACGATAGCCAAGTATACGAAGCAATCGCATCAGGAATTTTCACAAACTGTGCTCAACTACCTGGAGAGACAAAACTTTATGAATAATGAATAAGGATGCGGTAGGCCAAATCTTTTCAAAAAGGGGCAGAAAAAATGAATATCCTAATCAAGAACTTACCTGAAATGCAAATAGCCTATATCAGGCGAACGGGGAGTTATTTTGAACCCCAGGAACACTGGGGAAAGCTGATCCATTGGGCAGCCAGCAATGGACTATACCCTCCTCAGCAGTCATTCATCGGCATATCATTAGATAATCCGGATCAAGTGGAAAGCAAGGATTGCCGTCACGATGCCTGCGTTACATTACCAGACGGTTTTAATAAGGACAACCATGAAGATATGGAATTCAGGAAGTTGGATGGCGGGCAATACGCACTTTATTCCTTTTATGAAAAACCTGAAAAACTACATTCCGCCTATCAGTATTTGTTTGCCGAATGGCTGCCAAATAGCGATTATGCAGCCGATTATCAGAGAGAGAATCTGGAATTCAATATGAATAACCCATCCGAGGATCCTGAAGGGAAATGCCGAGTGGATTTATTTGTACCCGTTGAGAAAAGGACGTTTTAGAACATAGTGTCACCAAACAATGGTGACATTTTTACTGTGTACGAACGGGAAAGTTTAGCGAATCGCAAATCGACGATCCTTGAGGGCTGTATTTCTAAGTTCGACTACTTCCGGCGGCGTTGATCCAGGAAGTTGCATGAGTTTAACTTTTTAAGGGGTGTAAATATGAATTCTACGGCAGAGACAATACAGGAATTAACCAATAAAGAACAATGGTTAGAAGCTTTTCCAATTATGAATCAGTTACGTACTGATCTGACACAAAAGACATACTTAGAGTTACTAGAGGAAATGAGGAAAGATGGATATACTTTATATGCTTTATATAAAGATAATCGGATGGTATCCTTGGCTGGTTTAAACTGGAGGGTTAACTTCTATAATAAACGTCATGTATTTATCTATGATCTGGTGACTGATAATGCTCACCGATCTTCTGGATTTGGAGAGAAATTATTAAGTTATATACATAAGTGGGCAAAAGAAAATGGAGCTGAGTATGTGGCATTAGAATCAGGAATTCAGCGAGATAAAGCTCATCGTTTTTATGAAGAAAAACTAGATTATGATAAATGGTGCTATTCATTTAGAAAAACGTTATAAAATAGGCTAATGCCGCCACAAAAGAAGTATATATTCTGGATCCAGATGAAAGCAAGAATTGCCGTGACGATACCTGCACTACCTTCAGGACGGATATAACTTAGGAGGAATTTAAATGAAAACAGAACAACAGTATTTTGAAGAGGGAAAATCGATTCAAACTTATATGGATGAAATGAGGATGTTAAAAGAGGAAAGCTTTGCTGTTTATGAACAATTTCAACTCCCGGCAGATGGATTGGCTGAAGAGTTAAAAAAACATCAACTCCATTTCCTGACAATTACGGAAGATTGGTGTGGAGATGCCATGATGATCAATCCCATTATCCGCAAATTAGTTGAAGCGGCAGATATTGAAGTGCGCGTCGCATTGCGGGATGCAGATACAGATTTGATTGATCGTCACTTAACAAACGGCGGACGGGCAATTCCAATGATTTTAATCTTTGACAATCAAGGACAATTGCTTGGAAAGTGGGGACCTCGCGCACCCAAAGCTCAGCAAATCGTTGATGAAGTTCGTGCGGCACTGCCGCCAAAAGATGATCCCTCCTTTGCGGAGAAACAAAAAGAAGCCTTTGGTTCTTTAAGAAAAAGGTATACAGAGGAATCAGCTCTTTGGTCAGATGTTTATGATAGTTTTAAGAATACGATTTTAGCTATTTTGAAGTAGGGTAAAAGAATAGGATTACCATCCGAGAAGCGAGGGGACGTCCCCCTTGCTTCTTTTTTCGTCTTGTACAATATGGACACGGCCAAAATTAATTAGTTTTTTTGAATATTTCCGTCCCAGTGTCGCATTGTTGCTACTTGTTCTTTTCTAAGGAAAAAATGAGTTCATTTGCTTGCCGCTTATTTAGAAAATAACTTTTATCTTTAATGTTCAGATTCTTGGTTAGATCTTTAATTTCTTTAATCTGATAATCTGTTGGCGGCTGTTCTTCTATTAATTTTCTGAAGTTTTCTGATGCAACCATTGCCGCTGTTTCTGGAGATAACAGATCAATTAATTCATACATCGCTAGATAAGAATTTTCTAATCCAATATCGTACCCGGAATCTGAGCCCAATAAGAAGCGATCGGGGTATTTTTCAATCAAAGGTACAAAATCTTCTAGGTCTTGTTCGCTGCCTTTATGATAACGTGAAAACCCTGCGTAAAAATCAATATAAAGATTATCATATTGTTTTAAAAGTGAATCTAAATTTCCAGGAGAATTATATACATTCCCGTGTGCGAAGATAAAGATTGTTTTTGGGTGGTTCTTTAACGCTGTTTTAAGGGAATTGATGGGTACACCATTTGGAGGATCGATATGCAGTAAAATAGGTACTTTATATTCTCCAGCAAGATGATAAATTTCCGGCAATGCACCATCGTAGGGGTGTTTAGCCTTCCATTTTACATTTGCAAATGGCGAATAAGTAGAAGAGGCCATAATTTCCCCTATGTTCAAGTAACCCTGCTCTAATTTTTCCTTTACAAGTTCAACCCCGTTTTCATCTTTTTTTAGAGGAATTCCCGCAAATGAAGGAACGATATAATCGGTGTATTTTTTATAATACTTCCAGGTTAAACGATCAGATTGGACAGCAGATGGTTCCGATATATCACCGAATAATACGGTCTGGTCAATTCCATAAGTTTCCCAAACATTCATGTATGAACCGTAATCCTGTATTCTTTTCTCATTGCGATCAACTAAATGGACGTCGTGACTATGTACATCAATCAAAGGAAGCTCTTTATATACATCAATCAAATTTCGGCCATCCTCTTTTTGTTCGCGCATTTTTGTTATTTCAAGATGGAGATTAGGGTCACTAGTAAATTCGGTAACTGGAACAATTTTCACGGAATGATCGAAGAGGA belongs to Mesobacillus sp. AQ2 and includes:
- a CDS encoding nitroreductase family protein; translated protein: MELNEVIHGHRSIREYEDREVSQELLERILEAGIRASSSGNMQTYSIVVTKDKELKKKLYHAHMEQSMVVDAPILLTFCADFNRMRKWLALNDAPVHFDNYMSFMIGAIDAALAAQNCALAAENEGLGICYMGSTLANCDQIGELLNLPPNVVPVVGYSLGYPAENPAPRDRLPLQGLVHYDQYHDYTDDDIQEIYQDRNEKGWNRYMAVPKLKEMTEQLGLKNLAQIYTIAKYTKQSHQEFSQTVLNYLERQNFMNNE
- a CDS encoding GyrI-like domain-containing protein, with the protein product MNILIKNLPEMQIAYIRRTGSYFEPQEHWGKLIHWAASNGLYPPQQSFIGISLDNPDQVESKDCRHDACVTLPDGFNKDNHEDMEFRKLDGGQYALYSFYEKPEKLHSAYQYLFAEWLPNSDYAADYQRENLEFNMNNPSEDPEGKCRVDLFVPVEKRTF
- a CDS encoding GNAT family N-acetyltransferase, producing the protein MNSTAETIQELTNKEQWLEAFPIMNQLRTDLTQKTYLELLEEMRKDGYTLYALYKDNRMVSLAGLNWRVNFYNKRHVFIYDLVTDNAHRSSGFGEKLLSYIHKWAKENGAEYVALESGIQRDKAHRFYEEKLDYDKWCYSFRKTL
- a CDS encoding thioredoxin family protein — translated: MKTEQQYFEEGKSIQTYMDEMRMLKEESFAVYEQFQLPADGLAEELKKHQLHFLTITEDWCGDAMMINPIIRKLVEAADIEVRVALRDADTDLIDRHLTNGGRAIPMILIFDNQGQLLGKWGPRAPKAQQIVDEVRAALPPKDDPSFAEKQKEAFGSLRKRYTEESALWSDVYDSFKNTILAILK
- a CDS encoding amidohydrolase family protein, coding for MIDVYKELPLIDVHSHDVHLVDRNEKRIQDYGSYMNVWETYGIDQTVLFGDISEPSAVQSDRLTWKYYKKYTDYIVPSFAGIPLKKDENGVELVKEKLEQGYLNIGEIMASSTYSPFANVKWKAKHPYDGALPEIYHLAGEYKVPILLHIDPPNGVPINSLKTALKNHPKTIFIFAHGNVYNSPGNLDSLLKQYDNLYIDFYAGFSRYHKGSEQDLEDFVPLIEKYPDRFLLGSDSGYDIGLENSYLAMYELIDLLSPETAAMVASENFRKLIEEQPPTDYQIKEIKDLTKNLNIKDKSYFLNKRQANELIFSLEKNK